AGTTTAGACTTGCCTTACACATCTAAGCAACGCTGTTCGTTTCCCAGTTAATCTTTGTATTTGGCCGTGAGACGCAGATAAACAAATTAGGGATATGTCATTGTAAACTATGAGCAAATGACAGAATCGTTTTTTAAGACTCACCTTGGCCAATGTTACCAGACTCCCTCTCAACGCGGCCGCTATCATGAACTAACGGGAGGAAAAAGGTCGCAGTGATCTTCCTCCTGAACGTGGAATAGTGAGGTGTGTGTTTCTCTACTGACCCCTACTGGATGAAAGCTTTACCCGTAGTGTCTGTCGACCAACACCAGGGGTCCTCGGTAAACTTCCAAGGGTGAACAAACGTCGTAATATATAGCATAAAATcgaatttattttttttgaccgTCTTTTTTAAGCAAACAGAACACAGATGACCCCAAAGCTAGTGAGTAAATAAACCACAATTATAATTTTatccaaatatattttttattcactgAATTACTTGAATTGTTAATTTGTAACTGTATTTGTAAACCTGAGAAATACATTAAATTCATGATGAATTTTGCATAGAATTAGCGTTGAATCGGTAGCCTGGAGATCTTCTATGATTCTTCATTGGATAACTAATTGAAGAAAATATCTCATGTTAGTTTTTTATTAGCAAAACAACTACTTTTTTACAAACTAGGATGATGTTAAAAtagcaaatacatttattaagAAGTAAGTAGCAAGAATTTGGATGTTCAATGAGGCCATAAATACTCACAAGTCCAAAGTCATCAACATATGTATATTTCTGATCTTTGTAGTGGTGTTTTCTTGTCATAAATGTCAGGACAATCCAATCACAGATAACATTTACCTGAAATGGACCACAAGTCTGTTATCCTCACCAAACCAgttatgttgtgaaatattattagaatttaaaatgatttttttttcccatttgaatatattttacaatgtaatacagttgaagtcaaacttttacatctgtaaaatgttaattttactaaaattatcatagaaaatgcatgttattttttatttagtactgacctgaataagatatttcacataaaagatagttcacaagagaaaattatagttgaatttacaaaaatgactccgttcaaaagtttacatacgcttgattcttaatactgtgttgttacctgaatgatccacagctatttttttgtttagtgatagttgcatgagagtccctcaattgtcctcattgtgaaaagatggacctcaaaatcatatagttattgttggaaagggttcatgctaaaataacaaaaaaaaaaatgtgggacagtttaactattcaggacaaacaagggactcatgaacaactatcactaaacaaaaaaaaaaaaacagctgtgaatcattcaggtaacaacaccgtattaagaatcaagtgtaagtaaacttttgagctaggtcatttttataaattcaactattttctcttgtggaagttgttattcaggtcagtactaaaaaacaaacaaacatgcattttatacgatccaacttatttttgtaaaataattaacattttgcagattctgtaaggtgaatgtaaactttgaCTTCAACGGTATATTCCTGACGGTATACACCATGGGATttcccattttttttaaattaatgtttaccATGTCAgctgtaattttttaaaatgattgTATTCCAATGATTAACAGACATACTTACCAAGCCTAAAAGTGCCAAGCCTGCACCAATATTCAAAAGCGTTGGTATGATATTGAATTTTCCTGCCTGTATCAGAAACAAAAGTACTTAGTATGTGTTAAACGACTGTTAATGCTAACCTACATAACTTATAACATTAGAAAGGTTAAAGTGTCTCACCTGGCCAAATACCAAGACATCAAAGCGAATACCATAACCCTTGATAAGCGTCCTTGTCTCTGTGCCATCACTTTCCTTGTAATATTTAGCAAATCTGTAAAGTTTTAATCAAACCACATTCATTTAATGCAACCTTTAATCACTTTTACTAACTGCAAACACCTCCTACCTGAAGTTGTACCCAGGGGCCACGTTGTTTTCAGGATCTTTGTTGTCCAGTCTGCGAAAAGTGTAGCGAGGCACACACCAGCTCTGTGGCATGTCTAAGTCACAGTCCCACCGGATCTGCACTCCCATCACTCCCCCCTAAGAagcaaaaaatgcacaaaatgaGAAATGACAATTAAAACATTTCCTAATATTGGcattaagtgtattttaattcttaaaacagcaatgtcagATAAACATAAATTAAGTCTCTTACATGGACTGCCATGGTCTGAAAATCCTCTTCAGCCTCTTCGACAATGTCTTTGAGTCTGAAGATCGGGCAGTCAATGTCTGTCTTACGGCTGAACACACACTGCGTCAAGTAGGAGCTATTTATATTTGGTAGAATATTCCTTCTGTAAGGACATAAGGAGCAGGTTTCATTCAGTTAAAACATTGGCAGACAATTCACTTTTCAGTTCACTTTCTTGCAGCCATCTAagtaaaatttaaagtaaaatggAAAAAAGCTTACTTGTTGAAGTTAAATTTGGGATAACGAATGTTATTCTTTATGAGCACAGTGAAGTTTTCAGCATCTGCCAGAAGTGGTGGACTGAGAtgtcaagaagaaaaaaaaaacataattaccaACATAGTTACCAtcaaatataaagaaaaatatagTTGCAAACAGTGATATCCAGGGTTCAAGCGCTTTTAAGGCTTTTAAAGGCATATAAAGAAAAATATAGATGCAAGCAGTGATAACCAGgtttcaagtgctttaaggcatgtGAGCAcataaaaaaagacaatatttagCCAGCTTGTaaacctaaatcaatgatttaaaaaagcagttttggcaaatccaggtaatttaccaaagaaatattgtgtttttaacatttatgactgttaaagcgccagctgtggtccgatctccttaaaacgttgcatgcttgtttagaatcacctatctcatgtgctcaccaggttttgtgaagttttaagtttgggtatatttggacaggccccttttctaaactacCCCGTTAAAGCTTCCAAAGGGTAAataccaacatttttttttattattatatatttcagAGAATTGGACTTCGTCAGCCAATTCTGTTTTTTGCGATAGGCAAATGTCCTTAAAGACACTTGcgccactttggaccaagaccatgcacacCGATTTTCATGTTGAAAAGACAAATGGTTgtgcagttatagccatttttatgtttttttctctctaacTGCtctaccaagtggccaagctcagcGATTTTTTTGCTGTGACCTCAGATTAAGCTCTTATTTAAGTTTTCTGAATTTGGTGAAGACATCTCACTCGGTTTAGGAGTcacaggcattttactaaaaagtGACCCTGCGAAAGTTTCGAAAGTCCCTTTGCGAtggtgagtcgaaagttcaacttttttgataattattgatattcactaaCCACAGAATCTTTCTGCACCTAGGACTAgttccaacaacataagacacttgagcctgcgaccgATGGTTTAGGACAGGGATcaccaaatctggacctcgagatccattttcctgcagagtttagctcttgccctaatcaaacacacctgagcatgctaatcaaggtcttcaggatccttagagaataacaggtaggtgagtgtgatcagggttggagctaaactctgcagtgcattggacctccagggtaagatttggggaaccctggttTAGGAGTTAcaagcgatttcatacttttgtttGTTGTAGCGCCCCCCTCAGGCTGATAGTGGCGAGACTTGGTCACGTTgtaggcggtgtgagtactacatCCCTCAAAGTTTCAAGTTtctacgacttatggtttggtctgcactgtcagttttttttttaagatttgtttttttggcatttttgcttttattgtgataggacagatcagtaatgacaggaagcgaagcGGGAGAGATAGGGGGTGGGATCGGAAAAGGTCCtcaagtcgggattcgaacacgggacgcctggAGCGCAAcggcccacaaggctatcggcgccaacTGCGCTGTCAGTTTTAGGTGAAGATCACTGATccgtgcttgaacccctaaaaatgacacatttatgacacacatatgtataatatatacatatataggaTTTTACCTTGGGGGTTCAACAATCTTCTCTAAAGGACACCAGGAGAGAACTTCACAAGTTTTCATTGTTTCATTGTAAGTGACACATCTGCCTGTCCGAAcacctgaaaaaaattaaatgcattgtTTTATGTATATAAAAAGATGGTGTTTGCTGTCAAACCGATAGGattgcaaatatgtgaccctggaccacaaaaccagtcttaagtcgctggggtatatttgtagcaatagccaaaaatacattgtatgggtcaaaattatcgttttttattttatgccaaaaatcattaggaaattaagtaaagatcatgttccatgaagatttttttgtaaaattcctactgtaaatatatcaaaatgtaatttttgattagtaatatgcattgttaagaacttaatttggacaactttaaaggtgattttctcagtattttgatttttttgcaccctcagattccagattttcaaatagatgtatctcggccaaatattgtcatatcctaacaaaccatacatcaatagaaagcttatttattgagctttcaaatgatgtatacatctcagttttgtaaaatttaaccttatgactggttttgtggtccagggtcacatatgacaagtCACatttaaggctggaatacactacacaactttTAAAGTCTGAACAGATTTTGAAAACACTAGGCATCATAGACTTACCGACTTTGTAAATAGTGACAGAGGATCACTACAGATGACTGAGGATCATACACTAGCAGGCTTTGTATGTTGTTTcgatcacaacaaactcatgcagaaacGTGCACTTTTTTGCTAGAAGACATGTTCTAAAATCGGCTGAAAATATGCTGTTTGATATCCTCCGACTGGGTGGAATCAGAGTCTAAAGCAAAAAATCAGTCTGACCATCATACACTACGCATTTTCAATGAAATCTGCAGACTGGctctgactttcagcaactagcATCACCTTCTTCAGACTCTAAATCGGAGGAAATCGGGGCAAAAatcatgtagtgtattccaggcttTAGTGTCGTCTTGCATTTAATGTACGTTTTGACCCATACCATCTCCACGAGCATCATTGAAGCCTCTTTTGCAGTCCTTGTGAGAATGGCATATGGATGCTGGGCTCGGATTCTAAGTTACAcaagttaaaataaaattagataCATGATACAAGATACTGACCAAGCAACATTTTCTAATTCTGCTATTTATTAATTCAGCTTTTTctctattattaaaaaaaaaagtacaattacattaaaatcagTAGTATCAAGTATTCGGTGTTTGATTTCAGCAAGGAAAGTTTGTTTTAATCACTTTCTTTTTTACTAAGTGAAAAAAAGGAATTATGTCTCTCTAAATGACTTACCTCAGCACATTTTGACTGTGTTTGATTTGGGGTGATGATCATATTGGTCAGCACAAAGAATGATCCATCCTCCTGAAACATTCAAAAAGCATGTGATTTCAAGTAATACCTAAAAATATACTTCCTCATAATTGAATAATGCCAGAGGCACGAACACTGTTAATTTCCTTAGAGACAGTGTAAACTGGCAAATCACGTTCATCGCTGTTAAGCAAACAGTATGGTCACATGTTTATTGTGcagttttgattaaaaaaatgtttatagaaCATTTCTCAAACAAATGTCTATCCTTAGTTCAAATAAAaatttttttgattattttaataatgtagtCATTCAAACGCTAAATCTGAAGATTAGGAGAAACTCAGCACCACTGTGTTGACATTATTAATGCAGCGTACAACTGTTAACAAATTTGTGTAAACAAATTCTGTGGTTTCCGTAGGCTACTCTTCAGAAACAACCTATTTACTCGTATTATGTTTCTTTTGAAATGTTAATTACTAGTCAACCAGTGTGACCAGTTTTTGAATAAAAGTCTGCTTTCAGAAAATGAAGAAAACATTGTAAGTATATATTCatttagttttctatttgaaatgacTCTAGGTTAATCAGCCCTAGTTCTGTCATTAAATAAGTATACTTTACGTTGCAGCATAAGAGAAAATATCACAGCCTGTGTAGAGAGGCTTTGAATATTGACTATAACAAGTCTGAATGACTTTGGACCTATAAAGGTTGAAAACCACTTGTTTAAGTTCAAAGCAAACTACACCCATCACTGATTGTCCAAGAGACATTGTTATATTAATGCCAAAGACTGCACATAGCCCTTGAGTAAACGAAACAGTGAACACAATACAATGAGTATGAGCATGCAGGTGAAGTCATATCCTCCTCATAACCCAGGAAAGTGGTTGTGGCACCAGTGATGTATGGCCATTTAAATTATCTAGCCTGTACCTCCTCTTCGTCAAATCGACGGACTACCTGAGGTGGGATGATATAGTCAGCCACATCCCAGATCCGTTCCCCCAACTCAGTGGTGTTTGTAAGAGCAATGCCTTTCACTTTGGTCGTGACAGAGCTGAGGACGGTGTCTGTGTCCTGGTAGCCCTTCTTGAGAACACACACATACCTGTAATCAAATAAGGAAGCTATCTAAGAATACAGTTTCATTATACTGGAGTGTAAACATTGctctttatgtatttattttaccaGCAACTTACCCGATGACATAGGCTATAACTAAAGCTTGAGTGAAGCGATTCAGCGTTCCCACTTTCTTGCTTCTTATCACCAATATTTTTGACGTGTAGTAGTCGAAAAAACACTCACCTACTGAAACACAGCAACCCCTTTCGACCATTTTGATCGCTCGAAAAGAAATagttaaaacaaacaaaagtttTATTTCCCTTCCTAGTCACTCAGTCACAAGTGTTGTAGGTTATTAACTTCCCACGACGCCGCAGTGCGGTCCAAACTCTTCCCGCTGAATTGTCGTTTCACTTTCTGAGATTTGAGTTCATAAGAACACTTTTAAAGGAACAGTTGGTTTCTGGCCACGTTTTACATTTAAGGTGGTTCCAGATTTTTCCTTGGTTCCATGAAACACGTTTAGTGGAATAATGACGCTGCTAGTTTTCCACACAACGAAAGTGAACGGTTTCCAGAGGAAAAAGTTGATGTTTTGGTCTATCGAATCAAGGTTTTGAAGCTCTCAAACTTAACATCATTTTACCGCAGAAACTGCCCACAAATGAATTCAACCCATTTTTGTATAGACATGCTGTGTTTTACTTCTCAAAGTTAAACAATATAATAGCAAGAagaaatccaactattatttacAGCTTATTATTTTAGCTTTTCTGATGCTATACGATAGCGTTGTGAAGGAAATTGAGTAAAAAAAGTTATTGTTCAAGTACAGTTgaaaaagtttacgtacaccttacagaatctgcaagaCTTTagcaaaaataagagggatcatactcaaaatgcatgttatttttatttagtactgacctgaataagataattcacataaaagaggtGTATGTTCAATTTACAAAAAttacccccttcaaaagtttacatatacttgattcttgaagatcagggtaaatattttacttattattttgatttctaggaaacatgcaagtatcttctgtagcttctgaagggatgtactaaattaaaaaaatatgatgtttaggcaaaagaagtacacatcttcgttctgttcaaaagtttatacccttggctcttaatgcatcgtttttccttctggaccatcggtgagcatttgaaccttctttaatggttgcatttgagtccctcagttgtccttagtgtgaaaagatggatctcaaaatcatagtcattgttggaaagggttaaaatgcacaaaaatgctgaaaaaccaaagaatttctgggacctgaagaattttcctgaagaacagcaggcagtttaactgacaaacaagggactcatgaacaactatcacttaataaaaaacacagctgtggattattcagccaacaacacagtattaataattaaGTGTAGGTaagcttttgaacagggtcatttttataaattcaactattattttcttttgtggactatatgtaaacatcttttaggtgaaatatcttattcaagtcagtcctaaataaaaaaaataacatgcattgtgtatgatccctcttattt
The genomic region above belongs to Garra rufa chromosome 19, GarRuf1.0, whole genome shotgun sequence and contains:
- the p2rx4a gene encoding P2X purinoceptor 4a, giving the protein MVERGCCVSVGECFFDYYTSKILVIRSKKVGTLNRFTQALVIAYVIGYVCVLKKGYQDTDTVLSSVTTKVKGIALTNTTELGERIWDVADYIIPPQEDGSFFVLTNMIITPNQTQSKCAENPSPASICHSHKDCKRGFNDARGDGVRTGRCVTYNETMKTCEVLSWCPLEKIVEPPSPPLLADAENFTVLIKNNIRYPKFNFNKRNILPNINSSYLTQCVFSRKTDIDCPIFRLKDIVEEAEEDFQTMAVHGGVMGVQIRWDCDLDMPQSWCVPRYTFRRLDNKDPENNVAPGYNFRFAKYYKESDGTETRTLIKGYGIRFDVLVFGQAGKFNIIPTLLNIGAGLALLGLVNVICDWIVLTFMTRKHHYKDQKYTYVDDFGLLSNEES